Part of the Anopheles coluzzii chromosome 3, AcolN3, whole genome shotgun sequence genome is shown below.
aaacaatttgcagtcgcttcagaaaatacgttatttttccatgtttttgaCTTTAACTGGACcagaaaagctttgtaattacccaagtgccacaaatccactaaacgaccactaaacggcttctaaacgactcaagttctctacctaaacggaatatagaaaggcttcgtttagcagacggcaaacgactcatgcattctaaaaatagcgaaaaaactggtggcgctctctgttggtgggataccccaaccagttgagcttcatcgcttggaggagagctttatCATTTCctttgtactgttgtatggtttcgcattgaagttatgcatcgctagaactagaacggcgatacgattgtttaaataccaAAGTCCAACGGAAACCttcagcactgaagcaagtgagatttgagtaatggtcgttggtgttgatacccacgaatctgaccacacgaccattcatatagatttttgctctgaaagttagaaggctatacaggtcatgataagatgaaacttgtcgaaacacattgcaagaaaaggatagcaatataatgatgagttgtaatacgccatctattgatcaaaccaatgaagctgtgtgagctttcatttttttctatggatattcaattttccagtcgtttaagcttaatctgtggcgcttgggtaatagataaatatgttgtgcaagtatttcagcagttttcgcatcaaaaaacggtgaaaaaactaattaatttcGAGATTCAACATGACcattcccccgacgaccaaTAAAGCTTctaccagccgccgccagatgcgccaGATGTCAGatgtgaaaatcaaaattacaccagagggtacgatcaatgtagcccggccttaacaaTTCAATTATCCTGCGCCATTACCGCTTTGCgatcttggcctgcctcaggagtgtccgaaaccgctcacagtctcgcgccttcgtctgctagtccgttatcccggccttaatggcggacgcctccacgccatcttgccacctcaatttaggcctaccacgcctcctctgtcttTGTAGACGGcttaaaaagactttacgggctggggcgtccgtttccatgcgtacaacatggccagcccaccggagcctggcgagcttgatacgctgtacgacagtgaggtcgccgtacatctcgtatagctcgtcattatttatttatttatttatttatttaatttcatacacaaccgacggaccatcgtgtctaatcggcaaccttataattaaattaagatatATATGACAATGAACATTTGTAACATATAAATAGACCTCTAGCTAACATTAAATGTGACGTAgacgcaatttctccttgaacgtagaagtagacatactaaaatcgaacaaatctaacacttcattgaactcgagggacatacgtataatggggtgtccctggctatggttgttgcgggtacgcggtacacggagatggaaattggatctaagaatccgacagggagcgaacaaattgatgctgGCTAGTAATGCCGGGGAATCGATCTCTCCGTTAAGGAGCCGGAATATGAAAAGGCATTGGGCGTTTTTACGTCGAGAGCAGAGTGGTTCAAGTCCGAGAAGCAGACACCGCTGATGGTAGGTGGGCCGAGCGTGGTGGGATTGCCATGGAAGGAGTCGAACCGCGTACCTGGTGAGTCTCCGTTGAATGGCTTCGAGGCGATTGATGTCACCAACACCAAGCGGGCACCAGATCGGACAGCAGTACTCCAGGCACGACCTTACGATGGCACAGAAGATAGACTTGACGCACATGGGATCGGTAAACTCGCTACAGGTCCGCGTAATTAAACCAAGTAGCTGATTTCCCTTCGCAACAACGCTATCAATGTGAGGGCGAAATGACATCTTCTGATCGAGTAGCACCCCCAGATCACGGATACATGTCGTGCGAGCTAAAGCCGTGTTGAGCATAGTGTATGTAAACGTGATGGGGTGACGGGCTCTGCTGAATGATATACACTGGCATTTATCAGCACACACTTGGAGggcgtttctgctgcaccagctatccaGATTCTCAAGGATCGTTTGAAGGCGTACACAGTCACTGTCGTTTCTAACTGGagcgaatatttttacatcgtcGGCGTACATTAGGTGTTGGCCTGGCGGTAAAACGAAAGATAGATCATTTATATAGATGAGGAAGAGTAGCGGTCCCAAATTACTCCCTTGAGGCACaccggaggagctggtgaagGAGTGAGAACGATGAGATCCTATGCTTATGTAGTACGAACGACCAGTTAAATAAGAACGCAGCCAGGTGATGTGCCAGTCGAGGAAACCGAGTTTTTTTAGCTTCGAGAGTAGAATATCATGAGAGATACTATCGAACGCAGCCCTGAAGTCGATATATACTGCAtcaacttgagtaccacgatcCATGTTGTCGAAGCAGTAACTAACAAATTCAGCAAGATTTGTGGTGGAAGATCTCCTTGGGAGAAATCCGTGCTGACTAGGGCTCATATAGTTTTGAACTGCTGTGAGTAGCGGATTGTATAGAATGAGCtcaaacacctttgcacaagCGCATAGGGAAACAATGCCACGATAATTACTAGCATGAAGTCGACTGCCTTTTTTATGGATAGGAATCATTCGCGCGTGTTTCCAGGACTCAGGATACGTGCCACGCATAAGGgaatcattaaatattttggcaaGAATGGGTGCGAGTGACTGACGGCAGTGCTTCAATATGTATGCGGGAATATTGTCAGGTCCAGATGATGTAGATGGTTTTATATCGTTGAGTGTGCGCGCGATTAATGCTTCGTCAATTGTGGGTATAATAAAATCGATAGCATCCGATGGAGTATTGCAAGTGGCCTCTGCTAGTGTGTTAGGATTGTGAACAGGAAGGGTGAATGCATCAGCGAAACGattggcgaaagtgttgcaaatATCGGATGTATCAATACTAGTTTGGCCATTGTAGCTCATTGCCGGAGGGATACTTCTTATATTGCGCCGTTTGTTCCAGAAGCTCCAGAACCGTGTCGGCTTAGAAAACAGCTGCCTTTCAGTACGGCGAATGAAGGAGCGGTAGAGCACACGATTTTGTCGACGATAATTGTTCAGTGCATCGAAAAAATTCTCCTATGCAGCGATGATCTCGTACTACTGTAATCCGCGTaggcttttgattttatttttttcaaccgtcTTAAAGATGCATTAGACCAATCGGGGCCAGACTTTCGTTGAGCAACAGGAACGCAGGAATTAATCGCtgagcgcataaaaacgctaAAGCAATCGGTGGCTTCGTCGATAGTGGAAAAGTTGGAGCAGTCAAAATTGCGGTCAAACGACACAATAAGGGCATTCATACGCTCCACAttcgttttgaagaaatttctaTTGACTGTACTGCGAGTGtgactgttggtggtgtgggatAGTTGTACGGGATAATAAATCATCATATCCAATGAAGGATGATGAAAGTCCTCACTGAgaagcggctcctccattgtttcgtcagatttggacagtgtccatgtctcagaggcgtatgtgagtactggtactatataggtactaaaTAGTCCccgcttcgtccgtcgcgacaggttctttgaggtgaactgctttttgaggctgtagaatgaccggttggcagccagcatcgttgcgcgcaactcagcttccatgctattgtcgttgctgacctttgactcaagataggtgaattgtgggacgacttcaaaagtgcgttcacctatctgtacatcacgcatACGTaaattctgattatttattggtaggcccgctgatgttgccaccatcagtttggtctttgcctcgtttatctgcagtccgaggttctctgccgccagctcgatcccttggtaggcttctgctacataggagagccgcagaccaatgatgtctatatcatcagcgtatgccaggatctgggttgacttatagaagatggttcccgtagtctccaccctcgagtcgcggatggccctctctagtgccaggttgaataggagacaggcaagcccgtctccctggcgcagacctttggtggtagcaaaaggtcctgagagttttccatccaccttcacctggcatgtgacgttggtcatagtcattctaactagccttatcagtttggccgggattccaaatgagctcatagcgtcgtacagttttaccctggctatgctatcatatgcggctttaaagtctatgaagagatgatATGTGttgtttctgtattcagccatcttctccaagatctgccgcaaggtgaagatctgatcagtggttgattttccgtttcggaatcctctttgatggTTTCcaactatctcttcgacgtgcgggacaaaacgatcctgaaggatcagggagaatattttataggcggtattcaacaccgtaatacccctgtagttgttgcagtccaacctatctcccttcttgtatatggggtagatgatgccgagattccaatcacaaggcatcgatgcGCTATCCcgcacctcagtaacaatttgatgaatctcgttttctagtcatgcacctccattcttgaccagttcggctgcaattccgtcggttccagGTGcctcgtgtttcttctatgctaggtggcagtagcatgacactatctgctagtgacgcttctagctgttcgctaaACAGGTCATtaaaatacagtagaacgtcgattatccggggacggattaaccggtgggcggcttaaccgtgcgcttgaatttgacagttggccaATCGTGGCGAACATTTTCTGCGATTATCAGCTAagcaaaaatatttattgtGCAGCTATctacccaaatagccagctcgtactttatagctgatttagggctgtttaacgaaaaatcgttccgatgtcgtactttgtggctgattaagagatagactactttgcggaactatggagctttttaacaggcacatggtactctttggaactttgcggctgattagcactatgtgtagggttcacgatggaacttgaaggTTTGTTAAGAAACGGTtctgaacttggtggaactttatagctttttaatgcatgacatcggttcAAGGTGGCTCtagtcaaagtgtcaaagacggacgccggcaataatctcattgctgctgcacaagttagattcgttaattgaagaatgaatattgagggaagtgattgtgaattatcagtaaattgtgtaaaattttatgtaattcatcaatacaaaagattataaaaaatacatatgtgtttaaacgaaacaaatcttgttgtttatttcatcgataacgcttgcttgaaaataaaacacaaagaaaaataatccctggcatcgtggcataaggaagctgcttaggcgctgtttgaaagacccacatagaactttgatgctgtttatctactgcaaaaggcgaattagagcagcgatctttagcgtaccaaaatgagctgcttaagcaattctggctatttgggtagAGTCTAGTGAGAATTTTAACTTCATTTTTGATAAAGAACAATAGTTAAATCGattgttatttattcaaaaaatattttattagtGATTAATCGATTGGTTTAAGGTGAATTCTTAGTAAAACCAGTAAAgtttataatttttacatgaatttcacatttttggaccattatccgtgaaaatcgattaaccggcatcCGCCCgatcccgagctgcccggataatcgacgttctactgtaccATAAGATTTCAAGCAGATGATACTACTCGcaacccaagtgacatttgctcgaaattgttttcccatatctgctcgattagtactcgatacgcttaaaattgtgaatttgtgtgtgatcaagtgtgttgcaaGCGCCAAGACTTGATGTGTTGGTAAATTAGACGTTTTTCTATCAATGGACAATGCCGTCAAGCTCATTTTTCttcatagctatggttttttgatgaaaaacaaaaactaattttgtgtgacgttattctataaaaaatgGGTATTTTTAACATCTAAAATGGGtacatgaccaactataacgataggaaacaccatttccgagcgaatctagaagaaagtaacgaaaaagccgcatcacagttgatttttaaggactttttctaaattcccttaaactacccaagtgacatttgctcgaaactgttttcccatatctgctcgattagtactcgatacgcttgaaattgtggttttgtgtatgatcaagtgtgttgaaagggccaagatttggtgtgtttgtaaattagacgttcctttatcgatggacgatgccgtcgagctcatttttcacTAATATCTCTgggtttttgatgaaaaacaaaagctaattttgtgtggCGCTAATctataaaaattaatattatttaagtatacaATGGGAACATGACTAACTGTAACAAtagaaaacatcatttccaagcgaatctagaagaaagtaatgaaaaagcagcatcacagttgattttaaaggactttttctgaattcccttaaactggtgcagtttaagggaagtttaaggctccagtttaagggaatttgctcgaattcccgattattcgtgctataaaatgtcagttgggaaccctcgcaatgtttaacgggaaccctcgcaatgtttaacgggaaccctcgcaatgttaaTCGGGCCTGGCtgtttaatgcaccttggtgGTAGCTCTACCACCTCCTATTTCCTTACCTTGCTGTGCACACCACAAACAGAAATTGACGTTCGTGTTGTCACTGCGGATGTTACAGGACGGAAAATTATTTCGATCGGAAAAGGTTTTGAGAAACACCTAACGCCCTTTTCGGATGACTTTAACATACATTGCTTATATGCAATGGGTCATTTCAATGTTTAGGCATTTCAAGACGCTTTTCTGTAGAGAGAATATGCGCATCTGTTGGCAACGAAACAGCAGAAAATTTACTACGTATATCAGTGAAAATTAATTAGATGCATGTTAATTTGTTGCAACAACATACTGGTGTATAAATTTTTTGCACCATCTTACGTACGGGAAATCTAAACAACTCTAATATCAATGGTGATGTGATTGTGCATGCAACATCGTAGCAATGGATAAAAGTAAATCGCCTGTACGCCGTGCTAAACGTCAATCGAAAGTGGTTGAAGAAAACTTCTGGGATTGCAGCGTCTGCACATATCGCAATACTGCCGAAGCCTTCAAGTGTTTAATGTGCGACGTGCGAAAAGGTACTCCGCTTAAATAAGAAAGCTTTTCCCACAAATGATTGTTGCGGTGGTCAtttagttgttgttttgccgTCACTATCAAGAAACATCAATGTTGTACGATTTTGCTGTAATGCAAAGCGCAATTGCCTCGCCCAAGCAACCAGgcaaaaacaaagctaaatGCATTCCATTCCTTCAACCATTTGTGTGAAGATCGAATTGTTCAATAGAGACGGGATGCATTATAATTAATTTCAGTTTACTCCGTTCCAGGTACATCCACCCGAAAACCACGACTAAATTCTGCCCTTGCGGCGCAACAGGCTGCAACACAAGCCTTTCCAGGGGCGTCCGGGGGTGCGCAAGTCGTATCGAACGTGAAATCTCCCGGTAACACAAAAGCACTAAGAAGCAAAAGCAAGCGATCAAAGCATCCAGCAcgattaaaaaatattgaccGTTCGAGCGGCCAAACGCGTGAAGTAACTGTAAATTCAGTAACTGTTGTCATCACCGAGTATAAACCAAAGCCCTCCGTTAGTCGGCATGATTCGAGTGAAAGTTTTAGTGAGAGTAATGATTCTAGAAGCTAAGCAACTTCATTTGCCCTGCACATTTGGCTATTATTTTAGATAATAACAGAATGTCGAGTGTTACTAAAACTAgcagttgctgctgcattATGATTGGTTTGCTCTGCTGCTTATTCGTGATTGGTAACGATAGTATCATGTCTGTTTTTATTCTCGATTTGGGCTTCATTTAAAGAAAGTGTATGTCTGAAGTCAGTTTTACTTGTAAAACTAACTCATTCTAGCCTTATAAATTATAAGGGAGTTATAGTTtgtgtaaattgattgataTTCAATATTACTCATAATAAGATTCAAATTTCTTAAACTAAATATTATCAGAAGTCATAAGAAAAAGATCTGTAATTTCCATAAGTTAATACTACGTTGAAAGTATGAAGTTATGTCTGAACTAATATAATTTCTCTGTCTACAactattattatattatatcaACCTAGAGATTTGTAAAAACCaatcattttcaaacacaTTGAATGTGGTTAAGAGATTGGCATATGAAGGAAATTATAATTTAGAGTAGgatatgtatgttttttcgGCAAACCGAATTAGGTAAACAGATAAATAATTGTAATAATAAAAGCGAGAACAACTATATTGCATATGTTTCGAAAactttgaatgaaacataGTAAATCGGGGATATGTAAAACTGCCATTATTccaacaaaatacaacaatttATCATTATATCAGCACACTCCAAAAATGCGAGTATtgtaaatgaataaaaagagTGCTATGGTAGTGTTAAGTTTATTACATCGTACTGTTTACTTCTTGTCAATGGCATCTCGAAGCTCTCATACGTTGGTAACACTAATGTCAAAGGGAAAGCGAGGCAAAATCACACTGTTAAGGATTTTGATGTGTAtctacagtcagaattcaatagttgaacgcttttt
Proteins encoded:
- the LOC120958488 gene encoding YY1-associated factor 2 isoform X1; amino-acid sequence: MDKSKSPVRRAKRQSKVVEENFWDCSVCTYRNTAEAFKCLMCDVRKVYSVPGTSTRKPRLNSALAAQQAATQAFPGASGGAQVVSNVKSPGNTKALRSKSKRSKHPARLKNIDRSSGQTREVTVNSVTVVITEYKPKPSVSRHDSSESFSESNDSRS
- the LOC120958488 gene encoding YY1-associated factor 2 isoform X2, producing MDKSKSPVRRAKRQSKVVEENFWDCSVCTYRNTAEAFKCLMCDVRKGTSTRKPRLNSALAAQQAATQAFPGASGGAQVVSNVKSPGNTKALRSKSKRSKHPARLKNIDRSSGQTREVTVNSVTVVITEYKPKPSVSRHDSSESFSESNDSRS